A DNA window from Prosthecobacter debontii contains the following coding sequences:
- the tgt gene encoding tRNA guanosine(34) transglycosylase Tgt, with the protein MSPSRLDFRLEARASGSRARAATFRTLHTTVRTPLFMPVGTQATVKAQLPESLHESGSQILLANTYHLLLRPGPEVFQKMGGIHPFMQWPGSVLTDSGGYQIFSLPHSRSMREEGAVFQSYVDGRRILLSPELSIETQMAIGSDIMMVLDQCIPSTADEKAARAALQITQRWAVRSLAARKDSPQSMFGIVQGALYPHLRQESAEGLMQLPFDGFAIGGLAVGEAKQEREDTCEVTAALLPEDRPRYLMGVGTPLDVLEAVHRGVDMFDCIIPTQVAKHGTAFTSRGMVQIRRTVHKFSDRPLDPACTCSACQKYSRAYLHHLVKTQEPLGWQLMGQHNIHFYHQLMREIRQSILEDCFLKLYEEKRQILQAEDLDFPVTQERPPVISPDHGHRIGDYELQLDPGKPARIVHVTSGKTVPTEADIHQWPQAAQLALHLRLPADQSPEEATPLIIWDLDLGAADSALAAILVYEEESSKGPVRPMHLVSLTEDVSALRLALSHKRYFAYLRHGAADTVLRRGHWKSRYREGLSWTLLQGPLAAIQAQAPGPAEMILGLPETISEPISTTASA; encoded by the coding sequence ATGTCCCCCTCCCGACTCGACTTTCGCCTAGAAGCCCGCGCCAGCGGTTCGCGCGCTCGTGCCGCCACTTTCCGCACGCTGCATACCACCGTGCGCACGCCTTTGTTCATGCCGGTCGGCACCCAGGCGACTGTGAAGGCGCAGCTTCCCGAGAGCCTACATGAGTCGGGTTCACAAATCCTCCTGGCCAATACCTATCACCTGCTACTACGCCCCGGTCCGGAGGTGTTTCAGAAGATGGGAGGCATCCATCCTTTCATGCAGTGGCCGGGCTCCGTGCTCACGGATTCAGGCGGGTATCAGATCTTCTCGCTTCCTCACTCCCGTTCCATGCGTGAAGAAGGCGCGGTGTTTCAGAGTTATGTAGATGGCCGCCGCATCCTGCTGAGTCCTGAACTGAGCATCGAAACTCAGATGGCCATCGGCAGTGATATCATGATGGTGCTGGATCAGTGCATCCCCTCGACAGCGGATGAAAAGGCAGCCCGGGCGGCGCTCCAAATTACCCAACGCTGGGCCGTGCGCAGTCTGGCGGCGCGCAAGGACTCGCCTCAATCCATGTTCGGCATTGTTCAGGGAGCCTTGTATCCGCACCTGCGGCAGGAGAGTGCCGAGGGGCTGATGCAGCTTCCTTTTGATGGATTTGCCATCGGCGGCTTGGCGGTCGGGGAGGCCAAACAAGAGCGCGAAGACACCTGCGAAGTCACCGCCGCACTCCTGCCGGAGGATCGTCCGCGTTACCTCATGGGTGTCGGCACGCCTCTGGATGTGCTGGAGGCAGTGCATCGCGGAGTGGATATGTTTGACTGCATCATCCCCACGCAGGTGGCTAAGCATGGCACCGCTTTCACTTCGCGTGGTATGGTTCAGATCCGTCGCACCGTGCATAAGTTCTCGGATCGACCGCTTGATCCCGCCTGCACCTGTTCAGCATGCCAGAAATACAGCCGGGCTTACCTGCATCACTTGGTCAAAACTCAAGAACCCTTGGGCTGGCAGCTCATGGGCCAGCATAACATTCATTTCTACCATCAACTGATGCGAGAGATCCGTCAGAGCATCTTGGAGGATTGCTTTCTGAAGCTGTATGAGGAAAAGCGTCAGATCCTCCAGGCCGAAGATCTCGACTTCCCTGTTACCCAGGAACGCCCACCCGTCATCAGTCCCGATCACGGTCACCGAATCGGCGATTACGAACTCCAACTCGATCCCGGCAAACCCGCCCGCATTGTGCATGTCACCTCGGGCAAAACCGTCCCCACGGAGGCTGATATCCATCAATGGCCCCAAGCGGCTCAACTGGCCCTTCATCTTCGTTTACCCGCCGATCAATCTCCGGAGGAGGCAACCCCATTGATCATATGGGATCTGGACCTGGGAGCGGCAGATTCAGCCCTTGCAGCCATCCTTGTGTATGAAGAGGAATCCTCCAAAGGCCCGGTGCGTCCCATGCATCTCGTCAGCCTAACAGAAGATGTTTCCGCGCTTCGTCTCGCGCTGAGTCACAAGCGTTATTTCGCCTACCTTCGCCATGGCGCAGCGGATACCGTCCTGCGTCGCGGACACTGGAAATCACGCTATCGCGAGGGTTTGAGCTGGACGCTTTTGCAAGGACCGTTGGCAGCAATCCAGGCGCAAGCACCCGGCCCTGCGGAGATGATTTTGGGCCTCCCGGAGACGATTTCGGAGCCTATCTCCACAACCGCCTCAGCATAG